Proteins encoded within one genomic window of Pectobacterium araliae:
- a CDS encoding IS110 family transposase, giving the protein MNTIKVVGIDLAKSVFQLCVWMNDGTVAWNRKVSRSKLLDTVRQFPPDTLIAMEACATSHYWGRTFQSMGYAIRLIPTQHVKALTRHQKNDANDALAICETAFRPGIHFVAVKTLEQQDIKALRCARQLMVEQRTAAANQIRALAAEQGFEFPVGIHTLQQRLPDLIEDAEKPVSPVLRHLLSTLLENIHTLNEYIRSTEYEIAALCQQQPRYRALMTIPGVGPLIAAAFLSEVDAEQFANGRQLSAWCGLVPRQHSSGGKHILTSMTKNGNCDLRTLIIHGARAVMRCAQKRDDRLGRWLNHVTERRGKMKATVALANKLTRIVWRLLSEPVDFNMDKAFAMK; this is encoded by the coding sequence ATGAACACGATAAAAGTCGTCGGTATCGATCTGGCTAAATCCGTTTTTCAGCTTTGTGTCTGGATGAATGATGGGACCGTTGCCTGGAATCGAAAAGTTTCTCGCAGCAAGCTGTTAGATACTGTTCGTCAATTCCCGCCGGATACACTTATCGCAATGGAAGCTTGTGCAACCTCGCATTACTGGGGGCGGACTTTCCAATCCATGGGATACGCCATCCGGCTCATTCCAACCCAACATGTAAAGGCGTTAACTCGTCATCAGAAAAATGATGCCAATGATGCTCTAGCAATATGTGAGACGGCATTTCGTCCGGGGATTCACTTTGTTGCTGTAAAAACTCTTGAGCAGCAAGATATCAAAGCGCTGCGTTGTGCCCGTCAGTTGATGGTCGAACAGCGCACCGCCGCCGCCAATCAAATTCGTGCTCTGGCCGCTGAGCAGGGCTTCGAGTTCCCGGTTGGGATACACACTTTGCAACAGCGATTACCCGATTTGATTGAAGATGCGGAAAAGCCTGTGTCTCCGGTATTACGCCATTTGCTTTCCACTTTATTGGAAAACATCCACACACTGAATGAATATATTCGTTCAACAGAATATGAAATCGCAGCATTGTGTCAACAGCAACCCCGGTATCGAGCACTGATGACTATACCGGGTGTTGGCCCGCTCATCGCCGCCGCTTTTTTAAGTGAGGTTGATGCAGAACAATTTGCTAACGGAAGACAACTTTCCGCCTGGTGTGGTCTGGTTCCCCGGCAACATAGTTCCGGCGGGAAACACATCCTCACTTCGATGACTAAAAATGGTAACTGCGACCTTCGGACACTCATCATTCATGGAGCCAGAGCGGTCATGCGCTGTGCCCAAAAGCGGGATGACCGTCTTGGAAGATGGCTTAATCATGTCACTGAGCGACGGGGAAAAATGAAAGCCACCGTGGCGCTGGCAAATAAGTTAACACGTATTGTCTGGCGGTTGCTGTCTGAACCGGTTGATTTCAATATGGATAAGGCATTTGCGATGAAGTAA
- a CDS encoding NADP-dependent oxidoreductase: MILKETSTRVVLASRPAGEPTADNFRVESFTLPTLNQGEILQEIQYLSLDPYMRVRMSDVPSYAPPLAPGETMPGHTIGRVLESRHPNIKPGDIVLSYAGWQSHAITAGESVRKLDADLKPLTAALGVYGMPGFTAYCGLLAIGKPKPAETVVVAAATGPVGSVVGQIAKLHGARTVGIAGGAEKCALLRDYFGFDAAVDHHSATFADDLRLACPSGIDIYFENVGGKILEAALPLLNDFSRIPLCGLVAHYNESNAFNRASLLPDFLRSMLFRSVTIRGFLQTEFEEEMGASFRKNMKSWLTSGQVKFIENIVDGLDNAPAALTGMLNGSNVGKLIVRL; encoded by the coding sequence ATGATCTTAAAAGAAACATCAACGCGTGTTGTGCTGGCATCGCGGCCAGCTGGCGAACCAACAGCGGACAATTTTCGTGTTGAATCCTTTACATTGCCGACACTTAATCAAGGTGAAATTCTTCAGGAAATTCAGTATCTTTCACTGGATCCCTATATGCGCGTTCGCATGAGTGACGTGCCTTCCTACGCGCCACCTTTGGCGCCCGGTGAAACGATGCCAGGGCATACTATCGGCCGCGTTCTGGAGAGTCGACACCCAAATATTAAGCCTGGCGACATCGTCTTATCCTATGCCGGCTGGCAAAGTCATGCCATCACCGCTGGCGAGTCGGTCCGTAAGCTTGATGCGGATTTGAAGCCATTGACTGCGGCATTGGGTGTGTACGGTATGCCCGGATTTACTGCCTATTGCGGCCTTCTGGCTATCGGTAAACCAAAACCTGCTGAAACAGTTGTGGTGGCAGCCGCCACCGGGCCGGTGGGATCCGTTGTCGGGCAGATTGCAAAACTGCACGGAGCGCGGACAGTGGGCATTGCGGGAGGCGCAGAAAAATGTGCGCTTCTGCGTGACTATTTTGGCTTCGACGCTGCCGTGGATCACCACTCTGCGACCTTCGCAGACGATCTCCGCCTGGCGTGTCCTTCGGGGATCGACATCTATTTCGAAAATGTCGGCGGGAAAATCCTCGAAGCAGCTTTGCCGCTTCTCAATGATTTTTCTCGCATACCACTGTGTGGTCTGGTTGCTCATTACAATGAATCCAATGCTTTCAACCGGGCAAGTCTTTTGCCAGATTTTTTGCGCAGCATGCTATTCAGGAGCGTGACGATTCGGGGATTCCTGCAAACAGAGTTCGAAGAAGAAATGGGCGCGTCTTTCCGGAAAAATATGAAAAGCTGGCTGACATCAGGCCAGGTCAAATTCATCGAAAATATTGTTGATGGCCTGGACAATGCACCGGCCGCGCTCACTGGAATGCTTAATGGCAGCAACGTCGGTAAATTGATCGTTCGCTTGTGA
- a CDS encoding alpha/beta hydrolase, whose protein sequence is MPVNGSPENLIKEMKMTPPEKVREHLAAWAQSATGLVEALQGKEAVDWNEARSTYDRAMAELFPAPEGISIAETLLNDIPACSITPDEIKENRTLFYIHGGGYASGSPKGYLGLAGRLALLLRAKAYIPDYRLAPQHCFPIPIDDVVRAYRAVIDLGHDPRSIIIAGDSAGGAMVVTLMRKLRDGGLPLPAVGFAMSPWANLTHTGRSMRTREHLDPACTPEFLTLLAQNFLGNALPTDPDASPVYADVCGLPPVLIHIGENELMLSDAIRLAAHLGENRVRVSLEVWPGMFHVWHLFAGVLPEADEALGNAVSWLEGVLSRVNA, encoded by the coding sequence ATGCCGGTCAACGGCAGCCCTGAAAATCTAATCAAGGAGATGAAAATGACCCCTCCCGAAAAAGTTCGTGAACACCTGGCGGCCTGGGCCCAGAGTGCAACGGGACTTGTAGAAGCGCTACAAGGTAAAGAAGCGGTGGACTGGAACGAAGCCAGATCCACATACGACCGCGCGATGGCAGAGCTTTTCCCTGCTCCAGAAGGCATAAGCATAGCAGAAACCCTTTTGAACGATATTCCAGCCTGTAGCATCACGCCAGATGAGATTAAAGAGAATCGCACGCTCTTTTATATTCATGGGGGCGGCTATGCGAGCGGATCGCCAAAAGGTTACCTGGGGCTTGCAGGGCGTCTTGCGTTGTTATTACGCGCCAAAGCTTACATACCTGATTACCGCCTTGCGCCTCAGCATTGCTTCCCCATTCCTATTGACGATGTCGTGCGCGCCTATAGGGCTGTTATCGATCTTGGGCACGACCCGCGTTCGATTATTATTGCAGGAGATTCCGCAGGTGGAGCAATGGTTGTGACTCTGATGCGGAAATTACGTGACGGGGGGCTGCCACTACCGGCTGTCGGATTTGCCATGTCGCCGTGGGCCAATTTGACGCATACCGGGCGTTCCATGCGGACACGTGAGCATCTGGATCCGGCGTGCACGCCAGAATTTCTGACACTGCTTGCTCAAAACTTCCTCGGCAACGCGTTGCCTACAGATCCTGACGCTTCTCCTGTCTACGCAGATGTCTGTGGATTGCCTCCGGTTCTGATTCATATCGGCGAAAATGAGCTCATGCTGAGTGATGCCATTCGGCTGGCGGCGCACCTTGGAGAAAATCGTGTGCGCGTTTCTCTTGAGGTTTGGCCGGGGATGTTCCATGTCTGGCATCTCTTTGCCGGTGTTTTACCCGAGGCAGACGAGGCGCTGGGTAATGCAGTGTCCTGGCTCGAAGGGGTCTTGTCTCGTGTCAATGCGTAA
- a CDS encoding DUF2857 domain-containing protein → MIPSLNYAVLTDALNALNGGDIRYCESLGFTFDEMNALNCLSLDELFLLSRAAAHFVSVSIRHDVLHYLLEQARQEHERHEQINRAIRLGGSIALLNQYFGLTSNDVCIRRRMLGVSVPNGRTPEPDDETDAAIWRQWQKCRVQNLASAEALGAMMQITETLISPTKGLNSFAK, encoded by the coding sequence ATGATCCCGTCGCTGAATTATGCCGTCTTAACCGATGCTTTAAATGCTCTCAATGGAGGCGACATTCGTTACTGTGAGTCTCTGGGATTCACGTTTGACGAAATGAACGCTCTTAATTGTTTATCGCTTGATGAACTGTTTTTGCTTAGCCGGGCTGCGGCTCACTTTGTTTCCGTCAGTATCCGCCATGATGTTCTGCATTATTTACTGGAGCAGGCCCGCCAGGAGCACGAACGACATGAGCAGATTAACCGGGCGATCCGACTAGGCGGGTCGATAGCTCTGCTCAACCAGTATTTTGGACTCACCTCCAACGACGTCTGTATTCGTCGCCGGATGCTAGGTGTTAGCGTGCCTAATGGCCGGACACCTGAACCGGATGACGAGACCGATGCGGCTATCTGGCGGCAATGGCAAAAGTGCCGAGTGCAGAATCTGGCATCTGCGGAAGCGCTGGGGGCCATGATGCAGATTACTGAAACGCTTATATCGCCGACAAAAGGACTAAATAGCTTTGCAAAATAG
- a CDS encoding AlpA family transcriptional regulator has translation MEEHQLLRLKQVEKKTGLKRSQIYLYMKNGMFPHSIKIGPSSVAWLESEIDEWINIKLADRQK, from the coding sequence ATGGAAGAACATCAGTTATTGCGTCTAAAACAAGTAGAGAAAAAAACGGGGCTGAAACGCTCTCAAATCTACCTGTATATGAAAAATGGCATGTTCCCTCATTCAATTAAGATCGGCCCTTCCAGCGTAGCATGGCTGGAATCTGAAATTGATGAGTGGATCAACATCAAATTAGCTGACCGCCAGAAATAA